The sequence below is a genomic window from Flavobacterium lipolyticum.
CACCTTCAACTGTGGTTCCGATAACCTCCGTTTTCTCGGCCCAAATAGAAGGATGATTTATCACGCAATCAATAATTTCAACTTCTCCAATAATTTGAGAAGTTTGTTTGTATGATTCAAGCATTTTAAAATCTAAATATGAATCAATAAATATTGATGCTTGTTCGTCTGTAAATATTTTATAAGGCTCTTTTGCAGGAGAGCCAGAAGCATGAACATAAATCCTACCACGAAAATGCGTTTGCCAGGTTCTATTTTCAATATCCTTTATCCCTAAAAGTGGATTATCTACTCTTGGTGTGCAAATCAAATGTGCCCACGGTTGTTTTATTGATAGTGTTTTCATGAATAAGTGATATTATATAAGTTCAAATCAAATCGATCTTCATCAAAATACTTTGCAAAAATCTTTTTTACTCTAGTTTTGTAGCGTTCAAGTAAATCAATAGCTTTTGGAGTATAAATAAATCCGAGGTCTATTTCGGAAAACTCAAAATCTCCAAATTCTTCGTCAGTTGGCTCTCTTGTATACTTTTCAATGCCAACCATACTTTCTAAAAAATCATCGATCATTTCACTTAGAATACAGTTTAGGTCCTGCTCACTTTTAATTTCAATTCTTTTATTTTTCATGATTTTATTTTTTACTATTCCACATTT
It includes:
- a CDS encoding ASCH domain-containing protein — protein: MKTLSIKQPWAHLICTPRVDNPLLGIKDIENRTWQTHFRGRIYVHASGSPAKEPYKIFTDEQASIFIDSYLDFKMLESYKQTSQIIGEVEIIDCVINHPSIWAEKTEVIGTTVEGVPLYKGKPIWNWVLANPVLYDKPILNVKGKLSLWEYNKELVF